The segment AGACGGCGCTGAGTTTTTCCTGGATCAGGGTTCGGATTGCATAGCTACTGTGGGCTCTGGCCGGAGCCCCGGCTTCTAGACGGATGAAGACACGGAGGTCTTGTCGGGGTGGGGCGATGGTCGtttgttgcccttggcgatgaggtggATCTGTTTGGCGGcgtccatgttgttgttgttgtctgtgAGTTAGACGGTCACGGTCAGTGGGAGGCGAGGCAGCGGCTACGCTGCTCTAGGTAGGGTTGGGGATGGTAGGTCCGGCACTGGAGAGCTCTCGTTTCCAGGAGTCGAGGAAGCTGTCGGCAAACTGTTGAGCGACACGTCGATGCGGTCCGGTGGTGAATTGTTGTGCGGCTTCTTCGAACTTGGCGCAAAAGGCCTGGAATACTATAAGTTTGACATTATACTCCTCTACGTTCGCGCGCGAGATCATTGGTTGATTCGATGATAGAGACTGGTTGCTGTTCAAAAGTCGATGAGGGGCTGGCGCGCTCAGCTCCTTCCGTAGCTGCAGCAGTGGTGGCGGCTCtgagtggtgaggatggtgtctgaGCCATCCGCCTGGGACCGGGCGAAACACCAATGGTGCCGTTCACGGCCGCAGGGCTGTTCTGCAAGAGGGCTGCACGGGCTCCTCGGTTCAGATTGGCGGGAGTGTGGATCCCCAGATCGAAGGAGTCTGGAGCAGCTGGCGGGATTGTTGTAGACaaagccatcgccgcggcttgcGACTGCGCAAAGCGCAAATTGAGGCGTTTGttgtgcacttgttaaggatTTAGGTGTAGACAAggccactttcttaacacttgtatgccaagaaagtgtgatgacaaaggaaggttGTGCGGAGCTGGAAcatgttatgttatgttatgtatatttttcgtccggggggccgTAGGCCCCAAAAAGTCTCCTACTGgagcacaggacgtgctgagctagagGAATTACAGTCTATCTATACGCTAATTACAGAGATATTTGGCCCTAACGAGGATTAGTCATCCGCTACGCGAAATTAGTCTTCCCCTCAGAGTCCAATTTCTGCGAACGCGTCAACAAACTGCGCtctatccagcatatcaatAGCACAAATGGCGCATCTTATCAAGCTTGCtacccgtcagcgggatgaTCAAGCGCGGCTGATGAATGACAGCCGCAAGGTAAGCCTGTTTTTAGGCGATCGTGAGCCTCTAAACGCGGTTGTCGCGGGGCTGCCTCCGAGTGATCGCAGTCGGATGGAGGGCGTATCAGCGCCTTCCATTTAGCTGCAAGCATataagaaagaggaaagGTAACAAAAGAAACGTATtgaaaataaaaagagagaaagagagaaagagagacgCGAGTGCTTCTCGAGTCGTGTTCGCCTAGTAGCGAGGGCAGATGTTTCCAAAGAACGCGCTGGCCTTGGATAGGTCGATATATTTGGTAAAGTCTTTTCCTATTGCTAGATTGACCGCTGCATTCGGTGAGGGTGCAAGCCTCATCCGATGACGCGGCGGTATCTTTctgcagtagaagatgtGATCCGGTGCTTTGCGTCGGCCACATGAGCAGACTAGGCGTGCGTCGACATGGTCGAATCTCTCGTGATACGCAGCGAAGTCCCCGTGAAGGGATCTCGCTGCCAACAGATGGTGCAAGGCTGCGCGCGGGAGCGAAAGCTCCGGCGGGCAGCCTGTagtcgccttgagattgagccTCTTATACTGCTCAGGGGCAGAGGTCGACCACCACGTCTCGAATGCTTCTTTCGGTTTCTGTCTTGCGATCCTTCGCAAGTATGCTAGTGTTGGCTGAGCCTGCCCAGGCTCGGgggctgatgatgctgctttgGCCAGTTTATCGGCCTGTTCGTTGCCGGGGATGTCGGTGTGTCCTGGCACCCAGCGTACCTGTGTGGCTCCATGCAAAGCTGTTAGTGCctgaaactcgagaaagacgtcCTGTGAGGAGTCGGACGGTGTGCCTCGCAGGCATGTAGCAGCCGCGAGATTGTCTAGGCAGATTATGATGTTTCGTGAAACTGATTCTTGTAGGTTTAGAGCGGCCTTCAAGCCCTGAAGCGCCCCTGTAGCTTCGGCATCGAAAACCTCTGCAGGTCCAAGGCGACCTGACCCGTCGAGGACGGGGAAGTTGCCCTGGTGAATAGTAAAGCCGTAGCTGGCAGCTCCctgagaggagagagagcCATCTGAGTATATTACTAGGGTTAGCGGATCGAGTGACTGCACCCAACGGAGGAAAGCGTCGGCCGTTTCCTTCTTCGACGCTGTCTGCAGCGGTGgcatttgttcttggttgaagCATCGCTGGATGAGCTTCGGTCGCGCGCACGgcgcaaggagctcatctgTGCGTCGAAGACGTGTTCGGAAGCTACTTTCCGTCTGTGCTTGGTATCTTCGTTTTATGAGGTCGTGGTAAGCAGGTTGGCTGGGCGGACGCGTTCGCCTCGCCAGAGggtgagcctcatcaagcgaTTTGAGCCGTGCAGAGAATCGGAGTCGTCGTGATTCAAGGAGTTGCGCGACTGGCGGTATCCCACTTTCTCGGTGGAGAGCAGCAATAGGTGTTGTCTTCCAGACGGGAAGTAtagctctcatggcctggtTCATGGCTTTGGTCATTCTCTGTATCAGATGTTGGTTGCTTGAAGGTAAGTCTTTACTGGGTTGATTCCATCGCGGCCTGGATGTGCCCGGGTACCAGGCCTCGGAGCCGTGGAGCAGCACGGGCTCGATACATGCCCTGACGGCACTTCGTACGGCAGCCGGCAGCGGGCCGTGTTTCGTGTTGGTGAGTCCTCGCAGATGGTAGGCCACGGCTTGCGCTTTCGCCGCCCACTTCTCTACATGGATTCGGAACGATAGCCTGCTGTCAAGCCAGATGCCCAGCCAGCGTAGGGCTGACTCGGGATGTTTCTCGATATCGCCGTGACGTACTACCGGGGCGGTCCTGAGTTTGCTACGAGAGAAGTGCATGACTTCAGTCTTCTTCGAGTCAAAGGAGACACCGTTCGTCGCTCCCCAGCGcaccatctcgtcgatggcCCCGGAAGCCATAGCCGTAGTTTCGTCTACTGTGTCGCCTATGGACAGGATGGCCGTGTCATCAGCATAACCGAAGCGACCCTGAGGGTTTCCTAGTCGATAGATTGGCTCAGTATAGAGTAGAAAGAGGATTGGCGATACCGGCGACCCTTGAGGGAGGCCGCactgaaggggagaagaggccGTGACGGTGTCTTGGTACCTGACACGCGCCGACCGGCCGCCCATGAAGGAGCCGGCCCAGCGAGCCAGATGATTAGGCCAGCCTTGCTCACGAAGACGCAGGATGAGCCTGTTGCGCATGACGGTGTCGAAAGCACCTTGGACGTCCATTGTGACTATAGTTGCCACCTTCTTGCGTGCAAACgcttcttcaatatcatggACCAGAGCAGTTACCAAGTCTGTTGCCGACCTCTTGGGGAGCGCCCCAGCTTGCTGCGGATGAAGGACGCTGTAGTAAACGGCTGCCCAGGCTAGGCGGCGCGCGATCAGTCGTTCTAGTCCCTTACCAAGACAGGAGAGCAGTGAGATGGGTCGCCATGCTCGTGGTTCGGTAAGGTCTCTCCGTCCCGGTTTCGCGATCATgaccacctccgcctccttgAATGGTTTTGGATGATGGCCTATGGTAAGGCATCTTTCGAAGAGACGACGGACGTGTGTACCGATGGTATGCCATACTGCTTCAAGAAGTTTGACTGTGATGTTGTCTGACCCTGGGGATGTATTGCCTGTGTGACAAGTCGCATATTGCGCCTCCTCCAGAGAGATTTCGGGAGAGAATGGGATCGATCTAGGTGGGGATACTGGCGTCCATGCGTTTGCGATGTCGTCCTCCGCAGTTCTTCGTTCAAGCGTGGCCTGTCGGAGTGCGTTGGCTTTATCCATCTGGCTTTCGTACACGACGTTATCGACCTGTAGAGGTGGCGGCTGGAAGGCTCCTGGGGACTTTAGCCACCGGACAGCTTTCAAAACATCGctactgctggagaagccatcgatGAGGTTACGCCAATAGCGCCTCTTGGCCCGACGGACCACACGATGAAAGCCTCtcttggcgatctgaacgtcctggttgaagccgagtgggtagcttcttctgatggctCGAAAAGCAGCCGCGGCGTCGGCGCACTCCTCCGTCCACCAGGGAGCCGGACGTCCGCCTTTCCGTGCGGGCCTCCCAGACgcttttgctgctgatgttagTAGACTCACAAGTGAAGACGCAAGctcgtccagctcctcgGGGGTCGAATCTGTGAGGGGGATTCCTGTAGCGCCAAGCTCtacgatctcgacgaatcgTTTAAGCTCGTCTTCCGTCGTCACTCGAATCTTGCCTGGCTGCACCGGGGTCGATCTGACGTCTGGGAAGGTCAGGCTGAGCGTGAAGTGGTCAGAGCTGGTGGCGAGATGGTCCTCGACGACAGCTTCAGCAAGTGGTAGGTTAGTAAAGGCAAGATCGATTGTGTTGCCGTACGGGTTTGTTGGGATGTCTaaagtgttgagaaggctgaggtcATTCTCAGACACCCATCCTGCTATCTCTTGGCCCCGGTTCGTAGTTTGGCCTGTTTGCCAGCTACGATGTCTGGCATTGAAATCGCCAGCTACGAGGCAACGTTCCGGGACAGACCATTGAAATAGCGTGTCTAGGGCGTCCCTCTCGTCGTTCTGACGATAGAAGTTGACGATCGTCAGGTCGTTGATCGTGAGCCAAAGGATATCACGAGTCTGAAAAGGCCGAATCTGGTCAGCAAGAAGTCTTGGGTCTCGTCGGACATATGTCATCACTCTAGGCCGAGTGTCGTTGCTGTTCCACATGTCGACCGGCGTAAATGTGTCGTATGCAGGGTGAGTCTTAGTTAAAGTGCGGGTCTCTGTATGAGCCGTCCACGGCTCTTGCAAGAGCACAACGTCATATTGTTCCGAGTCGGCCAGCGCCAGGGCGCAGTCGTGGGCCGGAGGGATCTTGCCGACGTTGGCCTGGAAGATCCTGAGCGGCTTCCTGTCGTTCTTTCGTGTTTGAGAATATCTATTCCTGGCCATGCGAGCGATTAATGAGAACTATTCGGCGCTTTCGCGGTGAGCCTGGTCTGGGCTGTTCGggttcttcctctgcttcatAGCCGGCATGAGGGGTCGtggccaccatgatgcacGAAGGTGCTCCTGATACAGCTGGGCTTGGAGCACGAGCGTTCGGTCGTTCTTGTGATGTGACATCCTCGTTTTGTCGCTCAGCCATGCCCTGCTGGGCTTCCTGATGCGATCCCGACTGtggttcttggtgtcgtTGTCGGTATGTCTCCGCACCAACGGCCCTGACATGTTTTCGTTGGTCTTTAGTCAGTCGGCGGAGCACGCCATGCACTGTCTTTGGCCGAGCTGGGCACCTACGAAAGTTGGCCTGGTGGGGGCCCAAGCAGTTGACGCACTGTTCTGGTGCGATGCAGTCGTCTACGAGGTGGCCGGTCTCACCACAGCGTCGGCAAACTGGCTGTCTGTGACAGTTGCGGGCAAAATGGTGGCCCCAGCACTTCTCACATTGTCTAGGTCGGTCGGTTTTGTCAACAAGTCTAGCTGCGCTACTGCCGAAAAGAGACCAGAATCTTTTTGTAGGCTTCAGAAAAGACACAAGTAGGGCCTTGGTCAAGGGGTCATCCGATAATTGTCTTCCGGGACGTACGTCAATGGGCTTGAGCCCAGTCTGGATTTCTATCTCGTCGCTGACGACGCTGTCACTATCCACCTCATTTCCGTAAAAGTCAGACAATCTTGTAGGAACGTCTGAGACCACATAGGTGAACCATTCCTTGTTCGTTTCTACTGCTGTAGCTCCCAGTTCAGCGGCCCACTCAGCTTGCTTTTCTACCAGAAAGTCGCGTGTTGCCGAGTCGGCAGCCAGAACGGCCCATCCCGATCTGACCTGGAACACCTGCCGgatcttgtctgagacagcGCCGAGCTTCTCCCGGATCAGAGTCCGGATGGCATAGCTACTGTGGGCCCTGGCCGGAGCTCCGGCTTCTAGACGGATAAAGACGCGGAGGTCTTGTCGGGGTGGGGCGATAGTTGTctgttgcccttggcgatgaggtggATCTGTTTGTCGGcgtccatgttgttgttgttgtctgtgGGTCAGACGGTCATGGTTAGTGGGAGGCGCGGCAGCAGCGACGCTGCTGTATGTAGGCTTTGGGGTCGCAGGTCCGGAGCAGGAGAGCTCTCGTTTCCAAGAACCGAGGAAATCATCGGCAAATTGCTGAGCGAAACGTCGTTGCGGTCCGGTGACGAATTGCTGGgccgcttcttcaaacttggtACAGAAGGCCCGGaacaccatcagcttggtgttgtactCTTCCGCGTGTTCTCGCGCGAGATCGTTGGCTGATTCAACGATAGAGATTGGTCGTTGTTCAAAAGTGGATACGGGACTGGCACGCTTAGCTCCTTCCGTAgctgtggtggtggtggcggcggcgttgagtggtgaggatggtgtctgaGCCATCCGGCCGGGAGCAGGTGAAACACCAATAGTGCCGTTGATGACTACCGGACTGTTCTGTAAGAGGGCTGCACGGGCTCCCCGGTTCAGGTTGATGGGAGTGTGGATCCCCAGATCGAAGGGATCCAAGGAAGCGGGCGGGATCGTCGatgacgaagccatcgccgcggcttgcGACTGCGCAAGGCGCAGATTGGAATGTTTGttgtgcacttgttaaggatTTACGTGCAGACAGGGCCACTTTCCTAACatttgtatgccaagaaagtgtgatgacaaaggaaggtgaGGTAGAATTGAATTTACCAAAGTCAGTAACTGCAGGGTAGGTTTAACTTTTTGTAAGGGTAAGATGCTGGTTTATAATTGGGCCTTGGTTATACGTCGAGATTTGGCCGTACACAAAGGAACGCCTTTCGTAAAGCTTCTACTAGGATTTCTAGATCCTCTCATGCTCTAAAATATTTAGTAGACCGTTTCTAAAAGTCCGGACCTCCCGACCAGCCAGCTCATGACAAGCAGCCTTACTACAAAGCTGGGCTCCTTTAACCCTATATAtccttttattcttctttctgaGCATCGAGTTATCGTGTGCCAAATATGTTAGTATGCGTGTTTGATTGGCCAAAGGCATATGATGCCGCGCTGACCTACCAATATAAAAAAAACTGATTGGGCGAGTAAGCGCCTGCGATTGAGGGGTAGCCTTGGCAAGTGGCTGATGATAAATTTCTCAGCGGCCTGCTGCTGCCTAACGGTGCCCAACCTCTTTTCAGTTCGAAGGAGCGTCGTAGTGCTCTGGCTTCTTTGAAAGCATCATCGTTGTTTTTGAGGTACTATGCGCTCTCCTGATCGAACATTAGCGCAGATCCTAGAGATCCACTGAACCCCCGCGATTAGAGTTACATCGGTTTTCCAGCGGATCTCGTTTGTCTAGGCGGAGGCAAGTGCTCTTTTTAGGAGACCTCGGCGACCAAACGCTAATTGTCCTTTGTAGCTTAGCTTCCGTCTGGATCATTCTGCAAGCGAAAATGTCTAACCCAAACGACTACACGGTTGGCTGGATCTGCGCGATAACTACGGAGTATGTTGCCGCCCAGGAATTCCTTGACGAAGAACACGAAGGACCGGAATTCGTGTCTCCCCATGACAACAACCATTACACACTAGGCAAAGTTGGGAAGCACAATGTCGTTATCGCTGTCTTGCCTGATAACGAGTACGGAAAGTCCTCTGCTGCAAGCGTTGCAAGGGATATGATGCATAGCTTTCCTAATATTAGATTTGGCTTGATGGTCGGCATCGCCGGAGGAGCGCCTGGAAAGCATGACATCCGTCTTGGGGACATTGTCCTCGGTTGTGCTGGCAACGGAAAGGGTGGGGTGTTTGGGTACGACTTTGGTAAAGCGATACAAGGCCAGGGCTTCCAAGAAACAGGGTTCTTGAATCAGCCACCAACCCTCCTTCGGACGACAGTAAGTGGACTCAAGGCCCGCTACGAAAGGAAAGGACATCAACTCTCAAAGACTGTTGATTTGATTCTAGAGAAGAACCCAAGGCTCTGGAGAAAGTACAAACAGCCAGGGTCAGGTACCGACAACCTGTTCAAGTCCGAC is part of the Fusarium oxysporum Fo47 chromosome VII, complete sequence genome and harbors:
- a CDS encoding nucleoside phosphorylase domain-containing protein produces the protein MSNPNDYTVGWICAITTEYVAAQEFLDEEHEGPEFVSPHDNNHYTLGKVGKHNVVIAVLPDNEYGKSSAASVARDMMHSFPNIRFGLMVGIAGGAPGKHDIRLGDIVLGCAGNGKGGVFGYDFGKAIQGQGFQETGFLNQPPTLLRTTVSGLKARYERKGHQLSKTVDLILEKNPRLWRKYKQPGSGTDNLFKSDFTHDLSCATTCSDDASNLILRPERTEDEDNPAIHYGLIASADRLMKDALARDRLSEEKEVLCFEMEAAGLMNHFPCLVIRGICDYSDSHKNKEWQGYAAMVAAAYAKDLLREIALNRVEAERKISDILFGNYKA